One Faecalispora anaeroviscerum genomic window carries:
- a CDS encoding DUF4320 family protein yields the protein MKKILRSERGEFVIDSTVKLFIGLLVIAIFAHLAPVIVAAQQLNTYSTELVRTAAISGRVGEETEQREEVLNRTIGLKPEVTWSSTGKIQLNDEITVTCSVTKKLGGWGGYADFPIHLSKKATSRSEVYWK from the coding sequence ATGAAAAAAATATTGCGATCTGAGCGTGGTGAATTTGTAATTGACTCCACCGTGAAGCTGTTTATAGGCCTTTTAGTCATCGCCATATTTGCACATCTTGCGCCGGTTATTGTGGCTGCACAACAACTCAATACGTACTCTACCGAGCTGGTTAGGACAGCTGCCATTTCAGGCCGGGTAGGCGAGGAAACGGAACAAAGGGAAGAAGTTTTAAACAGAACGATTGGCTTAAAACCTGAGGTTACCTGGTCTTCAACAGGTAAGATACAGTTGAATGATGAAATCACGGTAACATGCTCTGTAACAAAAAAATTGGGTGGCTGGGGCGGTTATGCCGATTTTCCGATTCATTTATCCAAAAAAGCTACTTCCAGATCAGAGGTGTATTGGAAATGA
- a CDS encoding ParB/RepB/Spo0J family partition protein produces the protein MLPKQNIPTLAQALSGTLFGSAGVAPKDSKEVVKIDPEVLIEIEDQPFRLYSPEKLQELADDIRLNGQISPCVVRKTDDQYVVLAGRNRKRACALAGLKVDCIIIECDDASANLIVVNSNMLQRLELLPSEKAFGYKLQKQSYEAKGQRKSTAAVAEQNSENIKMVQRYIKLTDLNKELLDMVDEGRLPVTVGYELSYLSPANMDTLSSYLLTIPDKKISVEQAQILHDRNATYNFTVDWLDSFFRHPEMLRREQKQTDKVSPVEPQPVVPQPVVPQPVVPQPVESQPVEPLPVEPQPMEPLPVEPLPVEPLLNGNQQITKEKILSITNNLKRDEFLDGWTEWPILVEVPKLKLTVRQVILPDKKRIVSLEYGRHFNTSYRNCYFQLLGENVGISPFNDVSRANIIDHLKSLRMKLNQQ, from the coding sequence ATGCTGCCTAAACAAAATATACCAACCTTGGCGCAAGCGTTAAGCGGTACGCTTTTTGGAAGTGCCGGTGTAGCTCCAAAAGATTCCAAGGAAGTTGTAAAGATCGATCCTGAAGTATTAATTGAAATTGAGGATCAGCCGTTTCGACTCTATTCACCGGAAAAATTACAGGAGTTGGCCGATGACATCAGACTTAACGGCCAAATAAGCCCTTGTGTTGTGAGAAAAACAGATGATCAGTATGTCGTGCTGGCAGGAAGAAACCGTAAAAGGGCTTGTGCGCTTGCGGGCCTAAAGGTCGATTGTATTATCATTGAATGTGACGATGCATCAGCAAACTTGATAGTTGTAAATAGTAATATGCTTCAGCGTTTGGAACTGCTACCAAGCGAAAAAGCCTTTGGCTACAAGTTGCAGAAACAGAGCTATGAGGCTAAAGGCCAAAGAAAAAGCACAGCTGCGGTAGCAGAACAAAATTCCGAAAACATCAAAATGGTTCAAAGATATATTAAGCTGACAGACCTTAACAAAGAATTACTTGATATGGTCGATGAAGGGCGGCTTCCGGTTACAGTTGGTTATGAGCTATCTTATCTCTCTCCTGCTAACATGGACACTCTTTCTTCTTATTTGTTAACCATCCCCGATAAAAAAATATCTGTTGAACAGGCACAAATATTACACGACAGAAATGCAACGTATAATTTTACTGTAGATTGGCTTGATTCTTTTTTCCGGCATCCAGAAATGCTTCGGCGGGAGCAAAAACAAACAGATAAAGTTTCACCGGTGGAGCCGCAGCCAGTAGTGCCGCAGCCAGTAGTGCCGCAGCCAGTAGTGCCGCAGCCAGTGGAGTCGCAGCCAGTGGAGCCGCTGCCGGTGGAGCCGCAACCAATGGAGCCGCTGCCGGTGGAGCCGCTGCCGGTGGAGCCGCTATTAAATGGGAATCAACAGATCACTAAAGAAAAGATACTATCCATTACAAACAATTTAAAGCGTGATGAATTTCTTGACGGCTGGACTGAGTGGCCTATTTTAGTAGAAGTGCCTAAACTGAAACTTACCGTGAGACAGGTAATACTTCCGGACAAAAAAAGAATCGTGAGTTTGGAATATGGAAGACACTTCAACACGTCATATCGAAACTGTTATTTTCAGCTGCTTGGCGAAAATGTGGGAATTAGTCCTTTCAATGATGTTAGTCGAGCAAATATTATTGATCATTTAAAATCTCTTCGAATGAAACTAAATCAACAGTAG
- a CDS encoding GGDEF domain-containing protein yields the protein MINMIKVYIATCCIDIIALFFLCVLIHRSNMLNNYRKKPFLFGIVLTVIIILSETGTILAGNENAGLRYLNICCNVVGFALTPIIPFALIAISDITILQAHKLLLLPTLINIVATVLSPFFKLIFYVDINNHYERGNSFFIFVVVYIINLIFLVIRTLHTGKIHNYPIKGQMIALSLFAVAGTSIQLVFPAVYSSWHCVTLALLLYFLLLSEFDSSFDTLTGLYNRAAFEKAAKQMTGRKAFSVIVLDVNDFKSINDTYGHDYGDIVLKAMAAIIRKSLDNHYTCYRVGGDEFYIICKDAKQERIENQLRSMTNVLEEERENNSDLPTIAYGYSIFRGGSLNFQKILKEADQQMYCFKKLQKSEVAGDVSKQSSNSFGVVDSDE from the coding sequence ATGATAAATATGATAAAAGTTTATATTGCTACATGTTGCATAGACATCATTGCTCTCTTTTTTCTCTGTGTATTAATACATAGAAGCAATATGCTGAATAACTATCGTAAAAAGCCATTTTTATTCGGAATCGTGCTTACTGTAATTATTATTCTGTCTGAAACCGGGACGATACTGGCTGGGAATGAAAACGCTGGACTGCGCTACTTAAATATTTGCTGCAATGTGGTTGGTTTCGCCCTTACTCCTATCATTCCTTTTGCTTTAATCGCTATTTCTGACATTACGATTCTTCAAGCACACAAACTTTTATTGCTTCCGACATTGATCAATATTGTTGCCACCGTATTATCACCCTTTTTCAAATTGATTTTTTATGTTGACATAAACAATCATTACGAACGGGGTAATTCTTTTTTTATTTTTGTTGTGGTTTATATTATCAATTTAATATTCCTTGTTATCAGGACTCTCCATACAGGTAAAATTCATAATTATCCAATCAAAGGGCAAATGATTGCTTTATCGCTTTTTGCTGTTGCCGGCACAAGTATTCAACTTGTGTTTCCTGCGGTTTATTCCTCATGGCATTGTGTAACATTAGCTCTTCTTCTGTATTTTCTCTTGTTGTCTGAATTTGACAGCAGCTTTGACACACTGACTGGGCTTTATAATCGAGCGGCTTTTGAGAAAGCGGCAAAACAGATGACGGGCCGAAAGGCATTTTCCGTTATTGTCCTTGATGTCAATGATTTTAAAAGCATTAATGATACTTACGGGCATGATTACGGAGATATTGTGCTAAAGGCAATGGCGGCAATTATACGAAAATCTTTAGATAACCATTATACCTGCTATCGTGTCGGCGGAGATGAGTTTTATATTATCTGCAAGGATGCAAAACAGGAACGGATTGAAAATCAACTAAGGAGTATGACAAATGTTCTTGAAGAAGAACGCGAAAACAACAGCGATTTACCAACGATCGCTTATGGGTATAGCATTTTCCGGGGAGGTAGTCTAAATTTTCAGAAGATTCTTAAGGAGGCCGATCAACAAATGTATTGTTTCAAAAAGCTACAAAAATCAGAAGTGGCTGGAGATGTTTCGAAACAGAGCTCTAATTCTTTTGGCGTAGTTGATTCGGACGAGTGA
- a CDS encoding helix-turn-helix domain-containing protein: MCFGEAGGVVYKISMKKFLEENDIDPQNVSIIDGTKEFDVIAKMQNTERKVNMISDKIREVRQKKGLSQSELARRSGHAVSTIHGIENGDNRSPSFRLVCDIAKVLSIPLDELYQDILNER, from the coding sequence ATGTGTTTTGGAGAAGCAGGTGGAGTTGTTTATAAAATCTCGATGAAAAAATTCCTTGAGGAAAATGACATTGATCCCCAAAACGTCTCAATTATAGATGGGACAAAGGAATTCGATGTCATTGCAAAAATGCAGAATACCGAAAGGAAAGTTAATATGATATCCGACAAAATACGTGAGGTAAGGCAAAAGAAAGGTCTGTCACAATCCGAGCTGGCCCGACGCTCCGGCCATGCGGTTTCGACCATCCACGGAATTGAAAACGGGGATAACCGCAGTCCTAGCTTTCGGCTGGTTTGTGACATTGCAAAGGTACTGAGCATCCCGTTGGATGAGCTGTACCAAGATATTTTGAACGAAAGATAG
- a CDS encoding DUF6550 family protein has translation MKKKYMIAIAAVVVFAGVATAFAVQAGGKDDPLTPVESITSSSVSLTIGEINSAGVAGGTAGSTTGSGSDATAAGAGDKNTTELTSIAPKSASMPPAPVIDGAGSETSSGGYVKATNPALTDPDKQPSYKETPVIDNGKKTSSSSSSSKSNSSSSSKSSSSSSKSSSSKPANGTKKDGMIWVDGFGWTKDEGGGGEQTNPNESSWELSGEKVGIME, from the coding sequence ATGAAAAAGAAATATATGATCGCGATTGCGGCAGTCGTTGTTTTTGCGGGTGTCGCCACAGCCTTTGCCGTGCAGGCCGGAGGGAAAGATGATCCTCTTACTCCGGTAGAGAGCATAACATCATCCAGCGTTTCCCTGACAATCGGGGAAATCAATTCTGCTGGCGTGGCAGGTGGAACTGCCGGTTCCACCACAGGCAGCGGATCGGACGCAACCGCAGCCGGTGCAGGAGACAAGAACACAACAGAACTAACCAGCATTGCGCCTAAATCAGCCTCTATGCCCCCTGCCCCGGTCATTGACGGAGCTGGGAGTGAAACAAGTAGTGGAGGGTACGTCAAAGCCACAAACCCCGCCTTGACTGATCCGGATAAGCAGCCCTCTTACAAGGAAACGCCGGTGATTGATAACGGCAAAAAGACTTCGAGTAGCAGTTCAAGCAGTAAAAGCAATTCGAGTAGTTCCAGCAAATCAAGCTCCAGTTCCAGTAAGTCTTCTTCGAGCAAACCAGCTAATGGTACTAAAAAAGATGGGATGATTTGGGTCGATGGCTTCGGTTGGACAAAAGATGAAGGCGGCGGGGGCGAACAGACAAACCCTAATGAATCCAGTTGGGAACTTTCCGGAGAAAAAGTGGGAATTATGGAATAG
- a CDS encoding ParA family protein produces MSNIIAIAIEKGGSGKTTTAFNIGAGLRQVGQNVLLIDLDQQSHLSRCLDFQPDGKPTISELIYQEVSHIYSNNYVDFIRHNVKENLDYIPANKMLGGIYAILGADGESNTVFSRIFRNDFFQFYDYIIFDCPPAIDNLLVSNALQASNKLLLPVQAEVPAYESVPAMLQRMMAIKQDSNIEKYIQGILVTMFDGRTTISNEVYQSLSESYGNMLIKEPIPMLQEAKKIFKTRASLVGKLSSRTGQAYMAAVHEIIRRNA; encoded by the coding sequence ATGAGTAATATTATTGCGATCGCTATTGAAAAAGGCGGCTCTGGAAAGACAACTACCGCATTTAATATCGGAGCTGGTTTACGGCAAGTCGGACAAAACGTCTTACTTATTGATCTGGATCAGCAGAGCCATTTATCCAGATGCTTAGATTTTCAGCCGGATGGCAAACCTACGATCAGTGAACTGATCTACCAAGAAGTATCTCATATTTATTCCAATAATTATGTCGATTTTATCAGGCACAATGTAAAAGAAAATCTGGATTATATTCCGGCAAACAAGATGCTGGGCGGTATTTATGCTATTCTCGGAGCCGACGGCGAAAGCAACACCGTCTTTTCCCGGATATTCCGCAACGACTTTTTCCAGTTCTATGATTATATTATCTTTGACTGCCCGCCAGCTATTGATAATTTGCTAGTATCCAATGCCTTGCAGGCGAGTAACAAGCTCCTTCTTCCAGTTCAGGCAGAAGTGCCAGCCTATGAAAGTGTACCGGCAATGTTGCAGCGTATGATGGCTATAAAACAGGATTCAAACATTGAAAAATATATTCAAGGAATCTTGGTGACAATGTTTGATGGCCGCACTACAATCAGCAATGAAGTATACCAATCTCTTTCTGAAAGCTATGGAAATATGCTGATAAAAGAGCCTATACCCATGCTTCAGGAGGCAAAAAAAATATTTAAAACTAGAGCAAGTTTGGTCGGTAAATTGAGCAGCAGGACGGGTCAGGCGTACATGGCTGCTGTGCATGAGATTATCCGGAGGAATGCGTAA
- a CDS encoding ATPase, T2SS/T4P/T4SS family, protein MKSIEFPRLLEDVQGYMAEKYSALLKTPKNNRQQLLSYIKQYIQEKDLSTEETEIDSLASKLYQEMAEYSFLTPYLNGTNDDWEEININRWDDTKITFSDGSIKVSPQQFFSPAHANDIITKLLRESGTILNPSKPLVRGHLNNKIRITVIGTGVIDKDAGISVSIRYINPKKLGKQDFISGGMATEEMLDFLSALYQYGISMSLAGATGTGKTTVMSWLLSTMPYDSRIFTIENTTREFDLVVRDEKTDIVLNNVIHTVTKDSDDPSQRITEQMLLEQALTFDPDHICLAEMKGSEAYETQEAARTGHSVICTVHAKSCAKIYDRILDLCSLKGNLSASILSAFIVDAFPICFYIRKGKDHVRRITEICECELTGDGKRNLRTLYRWHTVKNRIDKESGKTIVEGFFEKVSTLSETLQQELRDNGMPEDLLQRFLKREVEVAA, encoded by the coding sequence ATGAAGTCAATTGAGTTTCCACGTTTGCTGGAAGATGTACAGGGCTATATGGCAGAAAAATATTCGGCACTTTTGAAAACCCCAAAAAACAACAGACAGCAATTGTTATCTTACATTAAGCAATACATTCAGGAAAAAGACCTTTCGACAGAAGAGACAGAGATTGATAGTTTGGCTTCCAAACTATATCAGGAAATGGCCGAGTATTCTTTTTTGACACCCTATCTCAACGGAACAAATGATGATTGGGAAGAAATCAATATCAACCGTTGGGATGACACTAAAATCACTTTTTCAGACGGAAGTATAAAGGTATCGCCACAGCAGTTTTTCTCCCCCGCTCACGCCAACGACATAATTACAAAGCTGCTGCGGGAATCCGGAACAATCCTAAATCCTTCAAAACCATTAGTGAGAGGGCATTTAAACAATAAGATTAGAATTACCGTCATTGGAACCGGTGTGATTGACAAGGATGCCGGTATCAGCGTTTCAATACGTTATATTAATCCTAAAAAGCTTGGGAAGCAGGATTTCATATCTGGCGGCATGGCTACAGAAGAAATGTTAGACTTTCTGAGCGCTCTCTATCAATATGGTATTTCAATGAGCCTTGCTGGGGCCACGGGAACCGGCAAAACAACGGTCATGAGCTGGCTGCTCTCAACAATGCCCTATGATTCTCGTATTTTTACAATTGAGAATACGACCCGCGAATTTGATCTTGTTGTTCGGGATGAAAAGACCGATATTGTACTTAACAATGTAATTCACACAGTAACAAAGGACAGCGACGATCCCAGTCAGAGGATTACAGAACAGATGCTTTTAGAGCAAGCTCTTACTTTTGACCCAGATCACATTTGCCTCGCTGAGATGAAAGGCTCAGAGGCATATGAAACGCAGGAGGCAGCCAGAACCGGGCATTCTGTCATTTGCACTGTCCATGCCAAAAGTTGTGCGAAAATTTATGATCGCATTCTTGATCTGTGCAGCTTAAAGGGGAATTTGAGTGCCTCCATCCTTTCTGCATTTATTGTGGACGCTTTTCCTATCTGCTTTTACATCCGTAAAGGCAAGGATCATGTGCGTCGCATTACAGAAATCTGCGAATGTGAACTTACCGGAGATGGAAAAAGAAATCTCAGAACTCTGTATCGCTGGCACACGGTAAAGAACCGCATAGATAAAGAGAGCGGTAAAACTATTGTAGAGGGCTTTTTTGAAAAAGTATCAACTTTGTCGGAAACATTGCAGCAAGAATTAAGGGATAACGGTATGCCGGAAGATTTATTACAGAGATTTTTGAAGAGAGAGGTTGAGGTTGCCGCATGA
- a CDS encoding DUF3970 family protein, whose amino-acid sequence MIKIRITGLPGEVESFLKKLRKLFLISDESKPYKNSNSRYVRRYIDIEERGSENE is encoded by the coding sequence ATGATTAAAATAAGAATAACCGGTTTGCCGGGTGAAGTGGAAAGCTTTCTGAAGAAACTCAGAAAGCTGTTTTTAATTTCAGATGAATCTAAGCCCTATAAAAATTCCAACAGCAGATATGTACGTCGATACATTGATATTGAGGAAAGAGGTAGTGAAAATGAGTAA
- a CDS encoding prepilin peptidase — MELKQNQLSDYSRIIVAALWLICTLILFFTAQSTALFLKGSLFSLVLAGIGVYDATTHIIPNRYLWPVMLIGLIDFKPIPAITGFFVASFIFYLNNKITKEEVIGCGDIKFIAAAGFVLGTPAVIYAALMGIIFLQIASRLFFQGQRKKYYYAMAPWLGIGCFLAFIIFN; from the coding sequence ATGGAACTAAAACAAAACCAGCTCTCAGATTACAGCCGCATTATAGTTGCTGCCCTTTGGCTTATCTGCACTTTGATTTTGTTTTTTACAGCTCAAAGTACAGCTTTATTTTTGAAAGGCAGCCTATTTTCCCTAGTTCTTGCCGGTATTGGGGTTTACGATGCGACAACGCATATAATCCCCAATCGCTATTTGTGGCCCGTTATGCTGATCGGATTGATCGATTTCAAACCGATTCCAGCCATAACGGGATTTTTTGTTGCATCGTTTATCTTCTATCTTAATAACAAGATCACAAAGGAAGAAGTAATCGGCTGCGGTGATATAAAATTTATTGCCGCCGCTGGCTTTGTCCTTGGCACACCAGCTGTAATCTATGCAGCGCTTATGGGAATCATTTTTTTACAAATTGCGTCCAGGCTGTTTTTTCAGGGACAGCGCAAGAAGTACTACTACGCAATGGCTCCCTGGTTAGGGATTGGTTGTTTTCTGGCATTCATCATTTTTAATTAA
- the cpaB gene encoding Flp pilus assembly protein CpaB translates to MKKLLKNRYFLSGLSILAALLICLVITPAFNTAAGKQVEIVRVSKTVPEGTKITSDMIQNVKVGGYNLPDNVMKNSEDIVGQYALAKFQPGDYILSTKVSTQSPDAYLSNLDGKKQAVSITIKNFANGLSGKLKSGDIISLYVSEYGDMKQTMYPGELQYVQLLAATTSEGYDSTGEQTEADKKSKSNTDNIPSTLTVLATPEQVLKIVDYEANGSIHAALSYRGSSETAKKFLELEDKFLKENAQ, encoded by the coding sequence ATGAAAAAGCTTTTGAAAAACAGATATTTTTTGAGTGGGCTGTCAATTTTGGCAGCCCTTCTGATTTGCCTGGTAATTACTCCGGCCTTCAACACCGCAGCAGGAAAGCAGGTTGAGATTGTCCGGGTAAGCAAAACAGTACCGGAGGGAACAAAGATCACGTCAGATATGATACAGAACGTCAAAGTAGGCGGTTACAACCTTCCGGACAACGTAATGAAAAATTCTGAAGATATTGTCGGACAATATGCCCTTGCTAAATTTCAGCCCGGCGATTATATTCTGTCGACCAAAGTATCGACACAATCACCGGATGCTTACTTATCTAATCTGGACGGTAAAAAACAAGCCGTATCAATCACTATAAAAAACTTTGCAAATGGCCTGTCTGGAAAGCTGAAATCCGGTGACATTATTTCGCTCTATGTTTCGGAATATGGTGATATGAAGCAAACCATGTATCCCGGTGAGCTGCAATATGTACAACTTCTTGCAGCAACTACTTCTGAAGGATATGACAGTACCGGTGAGCAGACCGAAGCTGATAAAAAATCGAAAAGTAATACAGATAACATTCCAAGCACCTTAACAGTTCTTGCAACACCTGAACAGGTGTTGAAGATTGTGGATTATGAGGCCAATGGCTCTATACATGCCGCATTAAGCTATCGTGGTAGCAGCGAAACGGCAAAGAAATTTCTTGAACTTGAAGATAAATTTCTAAAGGAGAATGCACAATGA
- a CDS encoding type II secretion system F family protein, with product MILYIIAFFVMAWGLLAIFGITVKNKDDVLQAYSDISQLLPRKKESLSEKIKHCKNPVQPRGMRKMILDAKSTLIEMNRSGHFPTICITSGFFAVIGVLVAGSLNNAFLVPVLAIGLAMLPFIFVLLSSFSYKKRLIVELGTSLSIVTAEYTRSGDIIQAVKENVEYFESPVKEVFERFVVQVTMVNPNVPLALRNMKKALNQEVFHEWIDAVILSEEDPSQRTTLGPIIRKFSEIRIVDGEVNYNLYEPLRDHTIISPLLLIEPFLIWMMNPEWIEIAMSFVVGQIMYAGSLVIFFYTLFRVIQMTRPAEFRR from the coding sequence ATGATCTTATATATCATAGCTTTCTTTGTTATGGCTTGGGGCCTTTTGGCCATCTTTGGCATCACGGTTAAGAATAAAGATGATGTTCTTCAGGCTTATAGTGATATTTCTCAATTGCTGCCAAGAAAGAAAGAATCATTATCCGAAAAGATAAAACACTGCAAAAATCCTGTTCAGCCGCGCGGTATGCGAAAAATGATTTTGGATGCAAAAAGCACTCTGATAGAGATGAATAGGAGTGGTCACTTTCCTACTATCTGCATCACATCTGGATTCTTTGCTGTCATCGGCGTACTGGTTGCAGGATCACTGAACAATGCATTCTTAGTACCTGTTCTGGCAATTGGGCTAGCTATGCTCCCTTTTATCTTTGTTCTGCTAAGTTCCTTCAGCTACAAGAAGCGTTTGATTGTAGAGCTGGGAACAAGTTTATCAATCGTAACGGCTGAGTATACGCGATCCGGGGACATTATACAGGCGGTGAAAGAAAACGTAGAATATTTTGAATCGCCGGTTAAAGAGGTATTTGAACGCTTTGTGGTGCAGGTGACGATGGTAAATCCGAATGTTCCTCTTGCCTTGCGAAATATGAAAAAAGCATTGAATCAAGAGGTTTTTCATGAGTGGATCGATGCTGTTATTTTAAGCGAAGAAGATCCTTCTCAGCGTACGACTTTGGGGCCAATCATACGGAAGTTTTCGGAAATTAGGATTGTAGACGGAGAAGTGAATTACAATTTGTACGAACCTTTAAGAGATCACACTATTATAAGCCCATTGTTACTTATCGAACCCTTCCTCATTTGGATGATGAATCCGGAATGGATCGAAATCGCAATGAGCTTTGTGGTTGGACAGATTATGTATGCAGGTAGCTTGGTTATCTTTTTCTATACGCTGTTTCGAGTGATTCAAATGACCCGGCCAGCGGAATTCAGAAGATAG
- a CDS encoding secretion protein F yields the protein MNTTIFIYIFLTVGFYLLLCAAAKLPLMAYRKTMLQVVSDNQSKGNLLKITEMNLALRLSKLIKLSEYRKKTMSDSLRSAGIPFTPELHLAQIIARFLMRSLLALPAASINPIVSIMVIVWAVYTMFGEFKSTDKIIRQKRDRIESDLPRLTAMISQKIKASKDVIGILDSFLPSAGVELREQLQITLAEMRTGSPDRALSKLELRVGSTMMREVVLGLQSVLHGDDINAYFERLEHDLSQAEIQKLKLNNMQRPGKVRLYTTLALGWFILTAFGILGIYAYVKAKALI from the coding sequence TTGAATACAACAATTTTCATATATATCTTTTTGACTGTAGGCTTCTATCTGCTTTTATGTGCAGCTGCAAAGTTGCCGCTTATGGCTTATCGAAAAACGATGCTGCAAGTGGTCAGCGACAATCAGAGTAAAGGGAATCTACTCAAGATCACGGAAATGAATCTGGCTTTGCGTTTGTCAAAACTGATTAAGTTGAGCGAATATAGAAAGAAAACTATGTCCGACTCACTTCGGTCCGCAGGAATTCCCTTCACACCGGAATTGCATTTGGCTCAAATCATTGCCAGATTTTTAATGCGAAGTTTGCTTGCTCTCCCAGCGGCATCTATTAACCCTATCGTTTCCATCATGGTAATTGTTTGGGCGGTATATACCATGTTTGGAGAATTTAAAAGCACCGATAAAATTATAAGACAAAAGCGAGATCGGATTGAAAGCGATTTACCCCGTTTGACAGCGATGATTTCCCAAAAGATTAAAGCATCTAAAGATGTGATTGGTATTTTGGATTCTTTTTTACCGAGTGCCGGTGTCGAACTACGGGAGCAACTGCAAATTACCCTTGCGGAAATGCGTACAGGCTCCCCGGACAGAGCGCTCTCAAAACTGGAATTGCGTGTAGGAAGTACAATGATGCGAGAGGTCGTGCTTGGGCTGCAATCTGTGCTTCACGGCGATGACATTAACGCCTATTTTGAGAGATTAGAACATGATCTCAGTCAAGCGGAAATTCAAAAATTGAAACTGAACAATATGCAGCGGCCAGGAAAAGTGAGGTTGTATACCACACTTGCTCTTGGCTGGTTTATTTTGACCGCCTTTGGTATTTTAGGCATCTACGCCTATGTCAAAGCCAAGGCATTGATATAA
- a CDS encoding flavodoxin family protein, which yields MSLIVIYPHPDVQGADMRLDGILRHALEGRQTRTVRRAEELTDLAGRRLLFALPLGDTGTNTESVKLLARLRREPGLLEGCTAGLIVDGTSPLYTKSAATELTLTANLAGCAFLGRPLVEGTGSLVNFKVQAKQLNTDFLGAYRAAARELADRLERETIPKAEKPELLVLHASSHHTSNTLALWEEVKSRLGNAFTVNEIGLRNGTLSDCSGCPYTMCLHFGERGGCFYGGVMQDEVYPAVRRCAGVVMLCPNYNDALSANLTAFINRLTALFRQTRFYDKALFSIVVSGYSGGDIVARQLIAGLNMNKSFFLPGRFSVLETANDPGEALALPGIGERLDEFASQIRSTLLN from the coding sequence ATGTCCCTGATAGTAATCTATCCCCATCCAGACGTCCAGGGGGCAGACATGCGTCTGGACGGAATTTTGCGCCACGCTCTGGAGGGGCGGCAGACCCGTACTGTGCGCCGGGCGGAGGAGTTAACCGATCTAGCCGGTCGGCGTCTCCTCTTTGCCCTTCCCCTTGGGGATACCGGCACAAATACAGAGTCTGTTAAACTGCTGGCTCGCCTGCGCCGAGAGCCCGGACTGCTGGAGGGCTGCACGGCCGGACTGATCGTAGACGGGACCTCCCCTTTATATACCAAGTCGGCGGCGACAGAACTGACTCTGACGGCCAATCTGGCTGGCTGTGCGTTTTTGGGCCGCCCGTTGGTAGAGGGCACCGGTTCCCTTGTTAACTTTAAGGTTCAGGCCAAGCAGCTGAATACCGATTTTCTGGGAGCCTACCGCGCAGCCGCCCGGGAACTGGCCGACCGGTTGGAGCGGGAAACCATCCCCAAGGCAGAGAAACCGGAGCTTTTGGTGCTCCATGCCTCCAGCCACCACACCTCCAACACTCTGGCGCTGTGGGAGGAGGTCAAGTCCCGCCTTGGCAACGCGTTCACTGTGAACGAAATTGGGCTGCGCAACGGCACCCTGTCTGACTGCTCGGGCTGTCCCTATACCATGTGCCTCCACTTTGGCGAGCGGGGAGGCTGCTTCTACGGCGGTGTGATGCAGGATGAGGTCTACCCCGCCGTTCGCCGGTGTGCCGGGGTGGTGATGCTCTGTCCCAATTACAATGACGCGCTGTCCGCTAACCTGACCGCCTTCATCAACCGTCTTACCGCCTTGTTTCGCCAGACACGCTTTTATGACAAGGCGCTTTTCTCTATTGTGGTGTCTGGTTACTCTGGGGGCGATATCGTAGCCCGGCAGTTAATTGCCGGACTGAATATGAATAAGTCGTTCTTTCTCCCCGGCCGGTTTTCCGTGCTGGAGACGGCCAACGATCCCGGCGAGGCTTTGGCCCTACCGGGAATTGGAGAGCGGCTGGACGAATTTGCATCTCAGATTCGTAGCACCCTGCTAAATTAA